In Paracoccus jeotgali, the following are encoded in one genomic region:
- a CDS encoding condensation domain-containing protein, whose translation MPIGPTEDFDDALAPDAGSELLPCSATQERFWFLDRMDPGNLALNIAFRWNVSGKFSAAAFEAAFKGVIARHEILRTRYLLKDGRPVQQIMPSAPFHLSEIDIRNTPQAEQEDRIDAIAMENARMPFDLAQPGLLRATLIRLSNDRALLAITVHHICFDGWSIGVLGREVGQLAAAFQKGVTADLPELPLQYGDYALWQREYAESAPFAAELAPWHDRLRDAPYFELEPDFPRSLQRSPACALVTTELPPAFGERLRAAARARSMSPFGYGAAVLSALLSRLTGAPEVLFGSQVAGRSEVDLEPLIGVFIDNVILRFDTAQNRTMALHLDHVRETLQDTLTGHPVPFNKLVEIANPPRDPSRTPLISINFILQQVFMETARYGDFELSSSPSQAPGAIYDLNFVLIGRASGWRMTLEHSTDLFDRKTAQDLLAAWLAAFQFAFDGEDRLLSDLPLIPIGPQARAETARRLDNLEAVLTAHRGVSAAAAVRYRGDDGSERLHAFVAPDRDAPPMPLEALPRALAEHLDQAAGSPDRPDGISVLLDLPRDRNGNIARHRLPLPEAAAATTYAPTPAAPAPSPMAAAADIEARLAAIWSDLLGLDNISPSANFFDLGGHSLLTVRMLVMIEREFGRRLSLATIYHVPTLRALAQHLASISDKSEPEEKADPAEDRLWRVQPLIEAGEGIPLIAINNAQMVFELARGMSVPRPVLSVRMFEKHRGAKLTPRPFQEIATECIEAIRSAQPHGPYALFGICVHGNLAIEVARQLQAAGEEVAAVILKDVWEPAYAASLDDSRSAAILGRLHFLKTRLRLVLAGEQSLSAFLGTFRLVRKTGLLTAGVKLGLIERVRNTDMDQEQEEFVNYLTDARNVHRPDPYDGTVLHFVTRETPTRPPFDPEMGWARLVTGRLVTQALPQLYVGRRAKQGIDEAARRIEDLLSAAEDAGAKPGTASAQGQGQNNVT comes from the coding sequence ATGCCGATTGGACCGACCGAAGACTTTGACGATGCGCTGGCACCCGATGCGGGCAGCGAGCTGCTGCCCTGCTCGGCCACGCAAGAGCGGTTCTGGTTTCTCGACCGCATGGACCCCGGCAATCTGGCCCTGAACATCGCCTTTCGCTGGAACGTCAGCGGAAAATTCAGCGCTGCGGCGTTCGAGGCGGCCTTCAAGGGCGTCATCGCGCGGCACGAGATCCTGCGGACCCGGTATCTGTTGAAGGATGGCCGGCCGGTTCAGCAGATCATGCCCTCGGCGCCCTTCCATCTGTCGGAGATCGACATCCGCAACACCCCGCAGGCCGAGCAAGAGGATCGGATCGACGCAATTGCGATGGAAAACGCGCGAATGCCGTTCGATCTGGCCCAGCCGGGCCTGCTGCGCGCGACCCTGATCCGCTTGTCGAACGACCGCGCGCTGCTGGCGATCACGGTGCATCACATCTGTTTCGACGGCTGGTCCATCGGCGTTCTGGGCCGCGAGGTCGGGCAATTGGCGGCGGCCTTCCAGAAGGGCGTGACCGCCGACTTGCCGGAATTGCCGCTGCAATATGGTGATTACGCGCTGTGGCAGCGCGAATATGCCGAAAGCGCGCCCTTTGCTGCCGAGCTGGCGCCGTGGCACGACAGGTTGCGGGACGCGCCCTATTTCGAGCTTGAACCCGACTTCCCGCGCTCTCTTCAGCGCAGCCCCGCCTGTGCCCTTGTCACGACCGAGCTTCCCCCGGCCTTTGGCGAGCGGTTGCGGGCCGCCGCGCGGGCCCGGTCGATGTCCCCGTTCGGATATGGTGCCGCCGTGCTGTCCGCCCTGCTTTCGCGCCTCACCGGCGCGCCCGAGGTGCTGTTCGGCAGCCAGGTCGCCGGACGGTCCGAGGTCGATCTGGAGCCGCTGATCGGCGTGTTCATCGACAATGTCATTCTGCGCTTCGACACCGCCCAAAATCGCACCATGGCGCTGCATCTGGACCATGTCCGCGAGACCCTGCAGGACACGCTGACGGGCCACCCGGTGCCGTTCAACAAGCTGGTCGAGATCGCGAACCCGCCGCGTGACCCTTCGCGTACGCCGCTGATCTCGATCAACTTCATTCTGCAGCAAGTGTTCATGGAAACGGCGCGCTACGGCGACTTCGAACTGTCCAGCTCGCCGTCGCAGGCGCCGGGGGCGATCTATGACCTTAATTTCGTGCTGATCGGACGGGCGAGCGGCTGGCGGATGACGCTGGAACACAGCACCGATCTGTTCGACCGCAAGACAGCCCAGGACCTGCTGGCGGCGTGGCTGGCGGCGTTTCAATTCGCCTTCGACGGCGAGGACAGGCTGCTGTCGGACCTGCCGCTGATCCCCATCGGGCCGCAGGCGCGTGCCGAGACCGCGCGGCGGCTGGACAATCTGGAAGCCGTGCTGACCGCGCATCGCGGCGTCAGCGCGGCCGCCGCGGTCCGGTATCGCGGCGACGATGGGTCCGAGCGGCTGCACGCCTTTGTCGCGCCGGACAGGGACGCGCCGCCGATGCCGCTCGAGGCGCTGCCCCGGGCGCTGGCGGAACATCTGGACCAAGCCGCTGGTTCACCCGACCGCCCGGACGGGATCAGCGTGCTGCTGGACCTGCCTCGTGACCGTAACGGCAACATCGCGCGGCATCGCCTGCCTCTGCCCGAGGCCGCCGCCGCGACCACATACGCGCCGACCCCGGCAGCGCCCGCCCCCTCGCCGATGGCGGCCGCCGCCGACATCGAGGCGCGGCTGGCGGCGATCTGGTCCGACCTGCTGGGGCTGGACAACATCTCGCCCTCGGCAAATTTCTTCGATCTGGGCGGACATTCCTTGCTGACGGTGCGGATGCTGGTGATGATCGAGCGCGAGTTCGGGCGACGCCTCAGCCTCGCCACGATCTATCATGTGCCGACCTTGCGGGCGCTTGCCCAGCACCTTGCGAGCATCTCGGACAAATCCGAGCCGGAGGAGAAGGCCGATCCTGCCGAGGATCGCCTCTGGCGCGTTCAGCCGCTGATCGAGGCGGGCGAGGGCATTCCCCTGATCGCGATCAACAATGCGCAGATGGTCTTTGAACTGGCCCGGGGCATGAGCGTCCCGCGGCCCGTTCTGTCGGTCAGGATGTTCGAAAAACACCGCGGCGCCAAGCTGACCCCGCGCCCGTTCCAAGAGATCGCGACGGAATGCATAGAGGCGATCCGCAGTGCGCAGCCGCACGGGCCTTACGCGCTGTTCGGCATCTGCGTGCATGGCAACCTCGCGATCGAGGTGGCGCGGCAGTTGCAGGCCGCGGGCGAAGAGGTCGCGGCCGTGATCCTGAAGGATGTGTGGGAGCCGGCCTATGCCGCAAGCCTCGACGACAGCCGCAGCGCGGCGATCCTCGGGCGGCTGCATTTCCTGAAAACCCGGCTGCGTCTGGTGCTGGCGGGCGAGCAGTCGCTGTCGGCGTTCCTGGGCACGTTCCGGCTGGTCCGAAAGACTGGGCTGCTGACCGCCGGCGTCAAGCTGGGGCTGATCGAGCGGGTCCGCAACACCGACATGGATCAGGAGCAGGAGGAGTTCGTGAACTATCTGACCGACGCCCGCAACGTCCACAGGCCGGACCCCTATGACGGCACCGTGCTGCACTTCGTGACGCGCGAGACGCCGACGCGGCCGCCCTTCGACCCGGAAATGGGTTGGGCGCGGCTGGTGACTGGGCGGCTGGTCACGCAGGCGCTGCCGCAGCTTTATGTCGGCAGGCGCGCCAAGCAGGGCATTGATGAAGCCGCCCGGCGGATCGAGGATCTGCTGTCTGCGGCCGAGGATGCCGGCGCCAAACCCGGAACGGCGTCAGCGCAAGGGCAGGGTCAGAACAATGTCACATAG
- a CDS encoding hybrid non-ribosomal peptide synthetase/type I polyketide synthase produces MTQDIASSGFAIVGLAGRFPGAESVEAFWSAIREGRDLIRPHDRAVLADNFTDADRASEAYVPVRPSISDAAMFDAPFFNMLPREAALTDPQFRVFLECCWHALEDAGCDPMRAPGPVGVFGGAGMPTYFLNNVMAERGAIENFVSTYQLGDYHISMGALTDTLATRTAFRLGLTGPALTVGTACSTSMTAVALACQSLDAFQCDVALAGGVSITFPQERGYLYQEGGMVSRDGHCRPFDAGATGTVFGHGAGVVALRRVEDAVADGDHIYAVIRGVGINNDGADKIAFTAPSVTGQAIAIAQAQGAAGVDPGSISYIECHGTGTPLGDPIEFEGLKKAFQGVGQGQVALGSVKANIGHCDAAAGVIGLIKTALMLRDRVLPPMTNYTRPNPNIDLGPSPFRIPMTAEDWTADGPLRAGVSAFGVGGTNVHVIMEEAPPRSKTQAETQAETQAGGLSILPLSARNEAALAAQAQQLAAVLSSDAAPELADVAFTLQEGRRAFDHRRVVVAATRQEAIGALSAPFVARPAPAEAPAIAFMFPGQGAQYPGMGQGLYQTEPVFARILDDGAEALASTLGLNLADLLFRSTDAADAARVLRDTAITQPALYLIEYATARLWQHRGIQPWAMIGHSVGEFVAATLSGVMGFETGLALIAARGRLMQAQPSGAMLSVRASLDAVQALVPQGVDLAARNAPSLLVFAGPDQAIDAFAATLEAAGLPARKLHTSHAFHSAMMDPVVEALQAEAARHSFAAPQIPYVSCVTGTWITPEQATDPAYWARHCRASVDFDAGLRTLAGDNAAPALLEVGPGRTLSAFAGQILPRDRRGAVIQSLPDHDAPDRDRETMAAAFGTLWTHGVQVDWSQMRQGGQRVSLPGYPFQKSRHWIEPPVPLSRQAQAPLRDAPPPAQAADTELSNTRPVMAQPDRTDRLTQTLLALLSDLSGDSFTPADAQSSFLELGFDSLLLGQLAQRLDREMGCKLTFRQLMTDYPDAATLVAHLDTVLPDDPPQATEPQPAANPQPVTAPQPTTVAAQPATSPMPQASGDLGALMQAQTQAMLSLFETQIRGLSGGGQPAPAMQPVAASQAAAPTAAPVIKTRAPAAASPGAEEGSRLDMNRRAAGDADLSPEQMHFVRDLCQEYSARFPTSKARTQANRRALADPRTAGGFRPEWKELVFPIIAETAHGSQLTDPDGNTLIDLVNGFGQTAFGHAPDFVTRAVSAQLDKGFPIGPQTALAHEVAQKFIKATGHERVTFCNTGSEAVMAAIRLARTVTGRDTVVCFNGDYHGMFDEVLVRGRRSGDPTAMPAVAGIPAASVSNMVVLSYGSDEALDWIRENIDEVAAVLVEPIQSRHPELRPRTFVETLREITVQGEAALILDEIVTGFRVAAGGIQELWQIRPDLATYGKVVGGGMPIGVLAGDARFMDALDGGFWSFGDESIPEVAPTFFAGTFVRHPLVLAAASAVLDHIAGEGRALYDRVGPRTQALLAQLNDILQQRGLPPAVTGVSSWLIVNLTPLDPRAGLLFPLMRLGGVHVIDGYGWFFTTAHSEEDFAKVAQVFAAALDRLQAAGILLGEGQAQPEQPRSLPLTEPMKEVWMAAQLGEAASSVFIESARISFDGDLDAAALETALNHVIARHDALRLRFDADGGGAEVMPELRLTLTPEETDPDGLQAIIAEDARTGFDLVEGPLIRARLLRLQPDRHVLILTSHHIVCDGWSTSVVLDELAALYDAQRRGTTADLPPAPSFADYAGQAEARAPDAASAGFWQAQFPQMPELPELPTDARRDGMRSFTGATHIHHIDAETTRALKRAAGREGVTLFAALGGALAAMLGRMSHSDQIVLAVPFAGQTLLANDRLVGHCVNLLPVKLDCDCQMPLREHLKAASTRFLDCFDRGDMTYGSILRAAGLRAGMHRQPLSEIQFNLDQQPADFGFPGLRTSVASNPRAFTNFDLIFNVTESPEGLRIDLTYASDILNDQTCARWCRQYEHLLQELVADLDRPLASVPLIPPNEAAALAAMGNDTARPVPLPLRADALIDKMIESQPDAIAIEDATGGLSYADLGRQSDRLAAEIRRRLPESGGRVAVLMDRSARMVVALLAVMKAGKVYIPLDPLHPSARLRAVLQASGAAGLVHDGEVADLTKGLDLICMNPADIAADAPTDLPPLADAAGNDSAYVIFTSGTTGTPKGVEVPHSALANFLLSMADRPGFTRDDVLLAVTTVSFDIAALELFLPLVCGGRVVIAAEQEVKEAFPLVARLGQGDITMLQATPTLMQMLLEAGLTPDPRLTLLVGGEPLPRDLADRLIALGGSVWNMYGPTETTIWSSCGRVDSGPIDIGTPIANTVMHVLDEGGQIAPIGVIGELNIGGAGLARGYLDRPDLTEAAFRMVEIPGQEPMRLYGTGDLARRGADGRITLLGRRDGQIKLRGFRIELSEIETAMRAVPGIAAAAVALRDGPGGAMLVGFWVGSEAVDAAAITQALKAVLPAYMIPTRFQRLDALPQTANGKLDRRALPPLDQPGPAVAATKLVAPDGDLEQLLAEIWQGVLGLERIGVTQDLFQLGADSLSIFRIAARMLDKGLGIEARHLMQHPTVRAAAAFHQSREATPTGPSLRDFRKGARRQAASGT; encoded by the coding sequence ATGACGCAGGACATCGCCAGTTCGGGCTTTGCCATCGTCGGGCTCGCCGGCCGCTTTCCCGGCGCGGAGTCGGTCGAGGCGTTCTGGTCCGCGATCCGCGAGGGCCGCGACCTGATCCGCCCGCATGACCGCGCGGTGCTGGCCGACAATTTCACCGATGCCGACCGCGCCAGCGAGGCCTATGTGCCGGTCCGGCCGTCCATCAGCGATGCGGCGATGTTCGACGCGCCCTTCTTCAACATGCTGCCGCGCGAGGCGGCGCTGACCGACCCGCAATTCCGGGTGTTTCTGGAATGCTGCTGGCACGCGCTCGAGGATGCCGGCTGCGATCCGATGCGCGCGCCGGGGCCGGTGGGCGTCTTCGGCGGGGCCGGGATGCCGACCTATTTCCTGAACAATGTGATGGCAGAGCGCGGCGCCATCGAGAATTTCGTCTCGACCTATCAACTGGGCGATTACCACATCTCGATGGGCGCGCTGACCGATACCCTGGCCACCCGCACTGCCTTCCGGCTGGGGCTGACCGGGCCGGCGCTGACGGTGGGGACCGCGTGCTCGACCTCGATGACGGCGGTGGCACTGGCGTGCCAGAGCCTCGATGCGTTTCAATGCGATGTGGCGCTGGCCGGGGGTGTCTCGATCACCTTTCCGCAGGAACGCGGCTATCTGTATCAGGAAGGCGGCATGGTCTCGCGCGACGGGCATTGCCGGCCCTTCGATGCGGGGGCGACAGGCACGGTCTTCGGCCATGGCGCGGGCGTCGTGGCGCTGCGCCGGGTCGAGGATGCGGTGGCCGACGGCGACCACATCTATGCGGTGATCCGGGGCGTGGGGATCAACAATGACGGCGCCGACAAGATCGCCTTCACCGCCCCCAGCGTCACCGGGCAGGCCATCGCCATCGCGCAGGCGCAGGGCGCGGCGGGGGTCGATCCGGGCAGCATCAGCTATATCGAATGTCACGGCACCGGCACGCCCCTTGGCGATCCGATCGAATTCGAGGGGCTGAAAAAGGCGTTTCAGGGGGTCGGGCAGGGGCAGGTGGCGCTCGGCTCGGTCAAGGCAAATATCGGGCATTGCGATGCGGCTGCGGGGGTGATCGGGCTGATCAAGACGGCGCTGATGCTGCGCGACCGCGTGCTGCCGCCGATGACCAATTATACGCGGCCGAACCCGAATATCGACCTTGGCCCCAGCCCCTTCCGCATCCCCATGACGGCCGAGGACTGGACCGCCGATGGTCCGCTGCGGGCCGGGGTCAGCGCCTTCGGCGTCGGCGGCACGAATGTTCATGTGATAATGGAAGAGGCACCGCCGCGCAGCAAGACGCAGGCCGAGACGCAGGCCGAGACGCAAGCCGGGGGGCTGTCGATCCTGCCGCTCTCCGCGCGGAACGAGGCCGCGCTGGCGGCGCAGGCGCAGCAACTGGCAGCGGTTCTGTCCAGCGACGCTGCGCCCGAACTGGCCGATGTGGCTTTCACCCTGCAAGAGGGGCGCCGCGCCTTCGACCATCGGCGGGTGGTCGTGGCCGCGACCCGCCAAGAGGCGATTGGGGCGCTGAGCGCGCCCTTTGTCGCCCGACCCGCGCCGGCCGAGGCGCCAGCAATCGCCTTCATGTTCCCCGGTCAGGGGGCGCAATATCCGGGCATGGGGCAGGGGCTTTATCAGACCGAGCCGGTCTTTGCCCGCATCCTCGATGACGGGGCCGAGGCGCTGGCCTCGACGCTGGGGCTGAACCTCGCCGATCTGCTGTTTCGCAGCACGGACGCTGCCGACGCGGCGCGGGTGCTGCGGGATACCGCGATCACGCAACCCGCGCTGTATCTGATCGAATACGCCACCGCGCGGCTGTGGCAGCATCGCGGCATCCAGCCCTGGGCGATGATCGGCCATTCGGTCGGCGAGTTCGTCGCGGCCACGCTGTCCGGCGTGATGGGTTTCGAGACCGGGCTTGCGCTGATTGCGGCGCGCGGCCGCTTGATGCAGGCCCAGCCATCCGGGGCGATGCTGTCGGTCCGCGCGAGCCTTGACGCGGTGCAGGCACTTGTGCCGCAGGGCGTCGATCTGGCGGCCCGGAATGCGCCCAGCCTGCTGGTCTTTGCCGGGCCGGATCAGGCGATCGACGCTTTTGCCGCGACGCTTGAGGCGGCCGGCCTGCCGGCGCGAAAGCTGCACACCTCGCACGCGTTCCATTCCGCGATGATGGACCCGGTGGTCGAGGCGCTGCAGGCCGAGGCTGCACGACACAGCTTTGCCGCGCCGCAGATCCCCTATGTCTCTTGCGTCACCGGCACATGGATCACGCCGGAGCAGGCGACCGACCCCGCCTATTGGGCCCGCCATTGCCGGGCCAGCGTGGATTTCGACGCCGGGCTGCGGACGCTGGCCGGCGACAATGCCGCGCCGGCGCTGCTCGAGGTCGGGCCGGGGCGGACGCTCAGCGCCTTTGCCGGCCAGATCCTGCCGCGCGACCGTCGCGGCGCGGTCATCCAGTCGCTGCCCGATCACGATGCGCCCGACCGCGACCGCGAGACGATGGCCGCGGCCTTCGGCACGCTCTGGACCCATGGGGTTCAGGTGGACTGGTCGCAGATGCGGCAGGGCGGGCAGCGGGTTTCTCTGCCCGGCTATCCGTTCCAGAAATCGCGGCACTGGATCGAACCGCCGGTGCCGCTGTCACGGCAGGCGCAGGCCCCGCTGCGCGACGCGCCCCCACCCGCGCAGGCTGCGGATACCGAACTCAGCAACACGAGGCCTGTCATGGCACAACCCGACCGCACCGACCGTCTGACCCAAACCCTGCTGGCGCTGCTGTCGGATCTCAGCGGGGACAGCTTCACCCCCGCCGACGCGCAGAGCAGCTTTTTGGAGCTTGGCTTCGATTCGCTGTTGCTGGGCCAGTTGGCGCAGCGGCTGGACCGCGAGATGGGCTGCAAGCTGACCTTCCGCCAGCTGATGACGGATTATCCCGATGCCGCGACCCTCGTCGCGCATCTGGACACGGTGCTGCCCGACGACCCGCCGCAAGCGACCGAGCCGCAGCCCGCAGCCAATCCGCAGCCTGTGACCGCACCGCAGCCGACGACTGTCGCCGCGCAGCCTGCGACCTCGCCCATGCCCCAAGCCAGCGGCGATTTGGGCGCGCTGATGCAGGCGCAGACGCAGGCGATGCTGTCGCTGTTCGAAACCCAGATCCGCGGCCTGTCGGGCGGCGGCCAGCCCGCCCCGGCCATGCAGCCCGTCGCCGCTTCCCAAGCCGCCGCCCCGACCGCCGCGCCCGTTATCAAGACCCGCGCCCCCGCAGCCGCCAGCCCCGGCGCGGAGGAGGGCAGCCGGCTGGACATGAACCGCCGCGCGGCGGGCGATGCCGATCTGTCGCCCGAACAGATGCATTTCGTCCGCGACCTGTGCCAGGAATACAGTGCCCGCTTTCCCACCTCCAAGGCGCGGACGCAGGCGAACCGGCGGGCTTTGGCCGATCCGCGCACCGCAGGCGGCTTCCGCCCGGAATGGAAAGAGCTGGTCTTTCCGATCATCGCCGAGACCGCGCATGGATCCCAGCTGACCGACCCTGACGGCAACACGCTGATCGATCTGGTCAACGGCTTCGGCCAGACCGCCTTTGGCCACGCGCCCGATTTCGTCACCCGCGCCGTCTCGGCGCAGCTGGACAAGGGCTTTCCCATCGGCCCCCAGACCGCGCTGGCCCATGAGGTCGCGCAGAAATTCATCAAGGCCACCGGGCATGAGCGGGTGACCTTCTGCAATACCGGCTCCGAAGCGGTGATGGCCGCGATCCGGCTGGCGCGGACGGTGACCGGGCGCGACACGGTGGTCTGCTTCAACGGCGATTATCACGGCATGTTCGACGAGGTGCTGGTGCGCGGCCGCCGGTCCGGCGATCCGACCGCGATGCCGGCGGTGGCGGGGATTCCCGCCGCCTCGGTCTCGAACATGGTGGTGCTGAGCTATGGCAGCGACGAGGCGCTCGACTGGATCCGCGAGAATATCGACGAGGTGGCGGCCGTGCTGGTCGAACCGATCCAGAGCCGCCACCCCGAGCTGCGCCCCCGCACCTTTGTCGAAACCCTGCGCGAGATCACGGTACAGGGCGAGGCGGCGCTGATCCTCGACGAGATCGTCACCGGCTTCCGCGTCGCGGCGGGCGGCATCCAGGAGCTGTGGCAGATCCGGCCCGACCTCGCGACCTATGGCAAGGTCGTGGGCGGCGGCATGCCCATCGGCGTCTTGGCCGGGGATGCGCGCTTCATGGACGCGCTGGATGGCGGGTTCTGGTCCTTCGGCGACGAATCCATCCCCGAGGTCGCGCCGACCTTCTTTGCCGGGACCTTCGTGCGGCACCCGCTGGTGCTGGCGGCGGCCTCGGCCGTGCTCGATCACATCGCGGGCGAGGGGCGGGCGCTGTATGACCGCGTCGGGCCGCGTACGCAGGCGCTGCTGGCGCAGTTGAACGACATCCTGCAACAGCGCGGGCTGCCTCCGGCCGTGACCGGGGTGTCAAGCTGGCTGATCGTCAACCTGACCCCGCTCGATCCGCGGGCGGGGCTGCTGTTCCCGCTGATGCGGCTGGGCGGCGTGCATGTCATCGACGGCTATGGCTGGTTCTTCACCACCGCCCATTCCGAGGAGGATTTCGCCAAGGTGGCGCAGGTCTTTGCCGCGGCGCTCGACCGGCTGCAGGCGGCGGGGATCCTGCTGGGCGAGGGGCAGGCACAGCCCGAACAGCCGCGTTCGCTGCCGCTGACCGAGCCGATGAAAGAGGTCTGGATGGCCGCGCAGCTGGGCGAGGCCGCGTCCAGCGTCTTCATCGAAAGCGCCCGCATCAGTTTTGACGGCGACCTGGACGCCGCCGCGCTCGAGACCGCGCTGAACCACGTCATCGCCCGCCATGACGCGCTGCGCCTGCGCTTCGACGCCGATGGCGGCGGGGCCGAGGTCATGCCCGAGCTGCGCCTGACGCTGACGCCCGAGGAGACCGACCCCGACGGCTTGCAGGCGATCATCGCCGAGGACGCCCGGACCGGCTTCGATCTGGTCGAAGGGCCGCTGATCCGCGCCCGCCTGCTGCGGCTGCAGCCCGACCGCCATGTGCTGATCCTGACCAGCCATCACATCGTCTGCGACGGCTGGTCGACCAGCGTCGTGCTGGACGAACTCGCCGCGCTTTATGATGCGCAGCGTCGCGGCACCACGGCCGATCTGCCGCCCGCGCCCAGCTTTGCCGACTACGCCGGTCAGGCCGAGGCACGCGCCCCCGATGCAGCCTCCGCCGGTTTCTGGCAGGCGCAGTTCCCGCAGATGCCGGAACTGCCGGAACTGCCGACCGACGCCCGCCGCGACGGGATGCGCAGCTTTACCGGCGCCACCCACATCCACCATATCGACGCCGAGACCACCCGCGCGCTGAAGCGGGCGGCGGGGCGCGAGGGCGTGACCCTGTTTGCGGCCCTTGGCGGGGCGCTGGCGGCCATGCTGGGGCGGATGTCGCATAGCGATCAGATCGTGCTGGCCGTCCCCTTTGCGGGCCAAACCCTGCTGGCGAACGACCGTCTGGTCGGGCATTGCGTGAACCTGCTGCCGGTCAAGCTGGACTGCGATTGTCAGATGCCGCTGCGCGAGCACCTGAAGGCGGCCTCGACGCGGTTTCTGGACTGCTTCGACCGGGGCGACATGACCTATGGTTCGATCCTGCGGGCGGCCGGGCTGCGGGCCGGGATGCACCGCCAGCCGCTGTCCGAGATTCAGTTCAACCTTGACCAGCAGCCCGCCGATTTCGGTTTTCCGGGGCTGCGGACCTCGGTCGCCAGCAATCCGCGCGCCTTCACCAATTTCGACCTGATCTTCAACGTCACCGAAAGCCCCGAGGGGCTGCGGATCGACCTGACCTATGCCAGCGACATCCTGAACGATCAGACCTGCGCCCGCTGGTGCCGCCAGTATGAGCATCTGCTGCAGGAACTGGTCGCCGATCTGGACCGCCCGCTGGCGTCGGTGCCGCTGATCCCGCCGAACGAGGCTGCGGCATTGGCGGCGATGGGCAACGACACCGCGCGCCCCGTCCCCCTGCCGCTGCGCGCCGATGCGCTGATCGACAAGATGATCGAAAGCCAGCCCGACGCCATCGCCATCGAGGACGCGACCGGCGGGCTGAGCTATGCCGATCTGGGTCGGCAAAGCGATCGGCTGGCGGCCGAGATCCGCCGTCGCCTGCCCGAATCCGGCGGACGGGTCGCGGTGCTGATGGACCGCTCGGCCCGGATGGTGGTCGCGCTGCTGGCGGTGATGAAGGCGGGCAAGGTTTACATCCCGCTCGACCCGCTGCACCCGTCGGCGCGGCTGCGTGCCGTGCTGCAGGCGTCGGGCGCCGCCGGGCTGGTCCATGACGGCGAGGTTGCGGATCTGACGAAGGGGCTGGACCTGATCTGCATGAACCCGGCGGACATCGCCGCGGACGCGCCGACCGACCTGCCGCCGCTGGCTGACGCGGCGGGCAATGACAGCGCCTATGTCATCTTTACTTCGGGCACGACCGGCACCCCGAAAGGGGTCGAGGTGCCGCATTCGGCGCTGGCGAATTTCCTGCTGTCCATGGCCGACCGGCCCGGCTTCACCCGCGACGACGTGCTGCTGGCGGTGACGACGGTGTCGTTCGATATCGCGGCGCTGGAGCTGTTCCTGCCGCTCGTCTGCGGCGGGCGCGTCGTCATCGCCGCCGAGCAGGAGGTGAAAGAGGCGTTCCCGCTGGTCGCGCGGCTGGGGCAGGGCGATATCACCATGTTGCAGGCCACGCCCACGCTGATGCAGATGCTGCTCGAAGCCGGACTGACCCCCGACCCGCGCCTGACCCTGCTGGTCGGCGGCGAGCCGCTGCCGCGTGATCTGGCCGACCGGCTGATCGCGCTCGGCGGGTCGGTCTGGAACATGTATGGGCCGACCGAGACGACGATCTGGTCCTCTTGTGGGCGGGTCGACAGCGGGCCCATCGACATCGGCACGCCCATCGCCAACACCGTGATGCATGTGCTGGACGAGGGCGGCCAGATCGCCCCCATCGGCGTGATCGGAGAGCTGAACATCGGCGGCGCGGGCCTTGCGCGCGGCTATCTGGACCGACCCGACCTGACCGAGGCGGCGTTCCGCATGGTCGAGATCCCCGGCCAGGAGCCGATGCGGCTCTACGGCACCGGCGACCTGGCGCGGCGCGGCGCGGATGGCCGGATCACCCTGCTGGGCCGGCGCGACGGCCAGATCAAGCTGCGCGGCTTCCGCATCGAGTTGAGCGAGATCGAGACCGCGATGCGCGCCGTGCCGGGCATCGCTGCCGCAGCGGTGGCGCTGCGCGACGGCCCCGGCGGCGCCATGCTGGTGGGCTTTTGGGTGGGGTCCGAGGCGGTCGATGCAGCGGCGATCACGCAGGCGCTGAAAGCCGTGCTGCCGGCTTACATGATCCCGACGCGCTTCCAGCGTCTGGACGCGCTGCCCCAGACTGCCAACGGCAAGCTTGACCGCCGCGCGCTGCCGCCGCTGGATCAACCCGGCCCGGCAGTCGCCGCGACGAAACTGGTCGCCCCCGACGGCGATCTGGAACAGCTGCTGGCCGAGATCTGGCAGGGTGTTCTGGGCCTCGAACGGATCGGGGTCACGCAGGATCTGTTCCAGCTTGGGGCGGATTCGCTCAGCATCTTCCGGATCGCGGCGCGGATGCTGGACAAGGGGCTGGGGATTGAGGCGCGGCATCTGATGCAGCACCCGACCGTGCGCGCCGCCGCAGCCTTCCACCAATCACGCGAGGCGACGCCCACCGGCCCGTCCCTGCGCGATTTTCGCAAGGGAGCGCGGCGGCAGGCCGCGTCAGGGACATGA